From a single Lolium rigidum isolate FL_2022 chromosome 7, APGP_CSIRO_Lrig_0.1, whole genome shotgun sequence genomic region:
- the LOC124673003 gene encoding protein PYRICULARIA ORYZAE RESISTANCE 21-like — MAQKGEKVSTLIIESNLECEKCYRKIQKVLCKLQEKEKIRTINFETKNNTVTISGPFDPVKLSRKLRCKACEAIKDIKIVEEKKPEPKKEEKKPEPKKEEKKPEPKKEDCCKCCKKPDEKKPEEKKPEEKKPEEKKKPDEKKPDEKPKPKEDPKPAAAPAPPSTTVNLQFTQICNLCYPWPCSDPSHWGGIHQYPQPQPQPKQPAPQPQWPCEPPTMPALPGPGHHHPCPPWAPATPKRQPCGGPSYCGGCGSCGGGYNGWPPAMPTPLQMMQPPPMMGCGGPASSCRGCKGCRIVQEGRFIYEEYPPNSCTVM, encoded by the exons ATGGCACAGAAGGGAGAGAAG GTATCTACGTTGATCATTGAATCCAACCTGGAATGCGAGAAATGTTACAGGAAGATTCAGAAAGTACTATGCAAACTCCAAG AGAAGGAGAAGATCAGGACCATCAATTTCGAGACGAAGAATAACACGGTGACAATCTCCGGACCATTCGATCCGGTGAAGCTGTCGCGGAAGCTGCGATGCAAGGCCTGCGAGGCGATCAAGGACATCAAGATCGTAGAAGAGAAGAAGCCTGAGCcaaagaaggaagagaagaagcccGAGCcaaagaaggaagagaagaagcctGAGCCAAAGAAGGAGGACTGCTGTAAGTGCTGCAAGAAACCCGACGAGAAGAAGCCGGAGGAGAAGAAGCCTGAGGAGAAGAAGCCGGAGGAGAAGAAAAAACCCGACGAGAAGAAACCGGACGAGAAGCCTAAGCCAAAGGAGGACCCCAAACCGGCGGCCGCACCGGCGCCGCCGTCCACGACTGTGAACCTGCAGTTCACGCAGATCTGCAACCTGTGCTACCCGTGGCCGTGCAGCGACCCGAGCCACTGGGGCGGCATCCATCAGTAcccgcagccgcagccccagcCCAAGCAGCCGGCGCCGCAACCGCAGTGGCCGTGCGAGCCGCCGACGATGCCGGCGCTCCCCGGCCCCGGCCACCACCACCCGTGCCCGCCCTGGGCGCCGGCGACTCCGAAGAGGCAGCCGTGCGGAGGCCCTTCGTACTGCGGAGGGTGCGGCTCGTGCGGCGGCGGCTATAATGGATGGCCACCGGCGATGCCGACACCACTGCAGATGATGCAGCCACCGCCGATGATGGGCTGCGGGGGGCCGGCATCGTCCTGCAGAGGGTGCAAAGGTTGCCGGATCGTGCAGGAGGGTAGGTTCATCTACGAGGAGTACCCGCCGAATTCGTGCACCGTCATGTGA
- the LOC124673004 gene encoding 1-aminocyclopropane-1-carboxylate oxidase homolog 4-like — protein MAANDDYDAAAALAKYHESGGGVRGLVESGITFVPPFFQFLAPGCPGSTAAPKKTTQFAIPTVDLSLPRTAIVSLVGEAARTCGIFYVTNHGVDADAAVSAVRTFHELPLASRSPLYTLTPVGGVTYSTQPRPPGQGAEPILPWRDCLKFLSPKPNFGRIPEVCRNALLEHRQRMEEFGKKMAAMLLEALGVGPEWLGVEAWIMACHYYPPCPEPERVVGCGEHTDPCVLTVLAQDEVGGLQIRLDGGGNDGAWMDVPPVPGALLVNIGDVLKLVSNDEYKSVMHKVRIKSDRDARISIATLFNPPKRGDSDLFGPLPELVTAEKPARYRSFTMTEFLKSCAEFGHGRSSTDRLRVADTM, from the exons ATGGCTGCAAACGACGACTATGACGCCGCGGCCGCCTTGGCCAAGTACCACGAGTCCGGTGGCGGTGTCCGCGGCCTCGTGGAGTCCGGCATCACCTTCGTGCCACCGTTCTTCCAGTTCCTCGCGCCCGGGTGCCCAGGATCGACGGCAGCTCCGAAGAAGACGACCCAGTTCGCCATCCCAACCGTTGACCTCTCCCTTCCACGCACGGCCATTGTGTCCCTCGTCGGGGAGGCTGCACGCACATGCGGAATCTTCTACGTCACCAACCACGGCGTCGATGCCGATGCTGCGGTGTCCGCCGTCCGCACCTTTCACGAGCTACCTCTCGCCAGCCGCTCGCCGCTCTACACGCTCACGCCCGTCGGGGGAGTCACCTACTCCACCCAGCCCCGGCCACCCGGCCAAGGCGCCGAGCCTATACTCCCCTGGCGCGACTGTCTGAAGTTTCTGTCGCCAAAGCCCAACTTTGGACGCATCCCCGAGGTATGCCGGAACGCTCTGCTAGAGCATCGGCAGCGCATGGAGGAGTTCGGGAAGAAGATGGCAGCGATGCTGTTGGAGGCGCTCGGCGTCGGCCCGGAGTGGCTGGGCGTGGAGGCTTGGATTATGGCGTGCCACTACTACCCGCCATGCCCGGAGCCCGAGCGGGTGGTAGGCTGCGGAGAGCACACGGACCCCTGCGTGCTCACCGTGCTAGCCCAGGACGAAGTCGGAGGGCTTCAGATCCGTCTGGACGGCGGCGGCAATGACGGAGCGTGGATGGATGTGCCGCCGGTGCCCGGAGCTCTTCTCGTCAACATAGGGGACGTGCTCAAG TTGGTATCAAATGATGAGTACAAGAGCGTCATGCACAAGGTGAGAATCAAGTCTGATCGAGATGCTAGGATTTCAATTGCCACCTTATTTAATCCTCCCAAGCGCGGCGATTCGGACTTGTTTGGGCCGCTCCCAGAGCTGGTGACAGCAGAAAAACCGGCACGGTACCGAAGTTTCACCATGACAGAGTTCTTGAAGTCCTGTGCGGAGTTCGGTCATGGCAGGTCGTCGACTGACCGATTAAGGGTCGCAGACACGATGTAA